A stretch of the Streptomyces sp. WMMB303 genome encodes the following:
- a CDS encoding ferritin-like domain-containing protein, which yields MYTGGFAKWTRRFEDERAHRHAQGDPDWEQGAALPSAVWASIQRFQVGEDGDGANLIDKADQAGDPDYGQAVRLFVAEEQNHARLLARLLTAGGTGTLPGHWSDAAFVRLRRLMGLRTELLMLMIAEVVALRYYRALRDGTDDSLTADVAGRILADEQRHVPFHCERLHASLAELPRALRRPTMALWRLVLLAVSLVVAADHGSALRRLGIRRMRFVAEVMASSQAVVSAVLSPRPDAWTHAG from the coding sequence GTGTATACGGGTGGCTTCGCCAAGTGGACAAGGCGGTTCGAGGACGAGCGTGCGCACCGGCACGCACAGGGTGATCCGGACTGGGAGCAGGGCGCGGCGCTGCCGTCGGCGGTGTGGGCCAGCATCCAGCGCTTCCAGGTCGGCGAGGACGGGGACGGCGCCAACCTGATCGACAAAGCGGACCAGGCCGGCGACCCCGACTACGGGCAGGCCGTCCGGCTCTTCGTCGCCGAGGAACAGAACCACGCCCGTCTTCTGGCCCGACTGCTGACCGCCGGGGGCACAGGCACGCTGCCCGGGCACTGGAGCGACGCGGCGTTCGTGCGGTTGCGGCGTCTCATGGGCCTCCGTACGGAACTGCTGATGCTGATGATCGCGGAAGTGGTGGCGCTGCGCTACTACCGCGCCCTCCGCGACGGCACCGACGACTCGCTCACCGCGGATGTGGCGGGGCGGATCCTGGCCGACGAGCAGCGCCACGTCCCCTTCCACTGCGAGCGGCTGCACGCCTCCCTGGCGGAGCTGCCCCGCGCACTGCGCCGCCCGACGATGGCCCTGTGGCGACTTGTTCTGCTCGCGGTCTCTCTCGTCGTCGCAGCCGACCACGGTTCGGCACTGCGCCGACTCGGCATCAGGCGCATGCGGTTCGTCGCCGAGGTCATGGCCTCGTCCCAAGCGGTGGTCTCCGCGGTACTGTCGCCCCGCCCGGATGCCTGGACGCACGCGGGCTGA
- a CDS encoding CPCC family cysteine-rich protein yields MDNVDDQLRAELAELEALEAAVERGEPLPEPENHVQPPPEGWFPCPCCGHQMFAELGGYEICSVCFWEDDLVQMRWPSMGWGANAVSLIQAQQNHQRFGAMEERFRNMVRPPKDDEPLDPGWRPIDLTRDSFEEPGSSASWPDDQTALYWWRPTFWRRNQRPTAEPGQPDS; encoded by the coding sequence ATGGACAACGTGGACGACCAGCTGCGCGCTGAGCTTGCCGAATTGGAAGCGCTGGAGGCCGCAGTCGAGCGGGGGGAGCCCCTTCCGGAACCGGAGAATCATGTGCAGCCACCCCCCGAGGGGTGGTTCCCCTGCCCTTGCTGCGGACATCAGATGTTCGCCGAGTTGGGGGGATACGAGATCTGCTCCGTGTGTTTCTGGGAGGACGACCTCGTGCAAATGCGTTGGCCTTCGATGGGCTGGGGGGCGAACGCCGTCTCGCTGATCCAGGCCCAGCAGAACCACCAGCGGTTCGGCGCGATGGAAGAGCGCTTCCGGAACATGGTGAGGCCGCCGAAGGACGATGAACCGCTCGATCCGGGCTGGCGGCCCATCGACCTCACCCGGGACTCCTTCGAGGAACCGGGCAGCAGCGCTTCGTGGCCCGACGACCAGACAGCGCTCTATTGGTGGCGTCCCACCTTCTGGCGGCGCAACCAGCGGCCGACGGCCGAGCCCGGACAACCGGACTCGTGA
- a CDS encoding VCBS repeat-containing protein produces the protein MRSRTTVAAAGAVLAALLFGACTTDSGRTTDDGGPPRPTPPKPTGSPGDLRPGPERPPAGSAADRPRPGDFNGDGHDDLAMATGAHIAVVYGSAEGPEPRTRATVRMPEDAGNGLSPATRLHRSDLDQDGFVDLLATLSDGRQYAMWGGARGVSAPRLLATGYAADPAPPSAGWEPGGAGDFDGDGSGDVLWLGTGSGALGVIHYGPFSRSGEPTRTQTLDAEHADHSEPYEATVGDWNGDGRSDFTVWFRWTDPENEGDGDPRIDDVLHFRGSEKGADYLREYPDHRALQGFICDVEDDGTDEICRVGFDAYREELTVSVTASSGKGPGTGAGTRVTFRDVPGLDAPKGFNDGDVTGETVGDVTGDGKPDLVLGLAGADKAHGVVLLLPDVAHADRNSRLQSADLDSAGVPGQNTPHARPRFRPRPPLLDVDGDGSLDVLATTTYEPRQFWLLPGSAEGLNTKATRRLSRPDLGVPR, from the coding sequence ATGAGGAGCAGGACGACCGTGGCCGCGGCGGGTGCCGTGCTCGCCGCGCTGCTGTTCGGCGCGTGCACCACCGACAGCGGAAGAACCACGGACGACGGAGGCCCGCCGCGGCCGACACCCCCGAAGCCCACCGGGAGCCCCGGCGACCTGCGCCCGGGACCCGAGCGGCCCCCCGCCGGATCCGCCGCGGACCGCCCCCGGCCCGGCGACTTCAACGGCGACGGCCACGACGACCTGGCCATGGCCACCGGCGCCCACATCGCTGTGGTCTACGGCTCCGCCGAGGGACCCGAACCGCGCACCCGCGCCACGGTACGCATGCCCGAGGACGCCGGAAACGGGCTGTCGCCTGCCACCCGGCTGCACCGGAGCGATCTCGACCAGGACGGATTCGTCGACCTGCTGGCCACACTCAGCGACGGTCGCCAGTACGCGATGTGGGGCGGGGCGCGCGGCGTCAGCGCCCCCAGGCTGCTCGCCACGGGATACGCTGCCGACCCCGCACCACCCTCCGCGGGCTGGGAGCCGGGCGGAGCGGGCGACTTCGACGGGGACGGCAGCGGTGACGTCCTCTGGCTCGGCACGGGGTCGGGAGCGCTGGGGGTCATCCACTACGGCCCGTTCAGCCGATCCGGGGAGCCCACCCGCACCCAGACCCTCGACGCCGAACACGCCGACCACAGCGAGCCGTACGAGGCGACCGTCGGGGACTGGAACGGCGACGGCCGCAGCGACTTCACGGTGTGGTTCCGCTGGACGGACCCGGAGAACGAGGGCGACGGCGACCCCCGGATCGACGACGTCCTGCACTTCCGCGGCTCCGAGAAAGGAGCGGACTACCTGCGCGAATACCCCGACCACCGCGCGCTGCAAGGCTTCATCTGCGATGTGGAGGACGACGGGACGGACGAGATCTGCCGCGTCGGCTTCGACGCCTACCGGGAGGAGTTGACGGTGAGCGTCACCGCCAGCTCCGGCAAGGGTCCGGGAACGGGCGCCGGCACCCGTGTCACCTTCCGCGACGTGCCCGGACTCGACGCGCCCAAGGGCTTCAACGACGGCGATGTGACCGGCGAGACCGTGGGAGACGTCACCGGCGACGGAAAACCCGACCTCGTACTGGGCCTGGCCGGCGCCGACAAAGCCCACGGCGTGGTGCTGCTGCTCCCGGACGTGGCGCACGCCGACCGAAACTCCCGGCTCCAGTCCGCCGACCTGGACAGCGCCGGCGTTCCGGGGCAGAACACGCCACACGCCCGCCCCCGCTTCCGTCCACGGCCCCCGCTGCTCGATGTCGACGGGGACGGCTCTCTCGACGTCCTCGCCACCACCACATACGAACCCCGGCAGTTCTGGCTGCTCCCCGGCTCGGCCGAGGGCCTGAACACCAAGGCCACCCGGCGGCTCTCCCGACCGGACCTGGGCGTCCCGCGCTGA
- the tcmP gene encoding three-Cys-motif partner protein TcmP, whose amino-acid sequence MYEHGEPGSPVVAYDVFAGALHRYPKRLRMFLMEEHKQRAQQLDHQMGLAQARRPSDLRNRLSVDVREGDFHPALIQKLRATGSLGKPLFVLLDGYGGPDIPYSLLHELAQQPSTEVMVTFAPSFLTRFAEKDAAHRQRGDAAFGGQEWQEVFRKPKSDKFPFLRDRYKETLHRAGFSHTLQFEMLDEGGRLLYLIFGTSHAKGLEKMKDAMWGVDPSHGIRYRDPKDPGQQQLDLALEPNTAPLRRILLDHVASSNAGRTVEELQAYTLLETVFRPAQVINVIRRMRDAEAVRTEPNGVTKKTRVLLPASHPTPSTAEQAALW is encoded by the coding sequence TGGCCTACGACGTCTTCGCCGGCGCCCTGCACCGGTACCCCAAGAGACTCCGCATGTTCCTCATGGAGGAGCACAAACAGAGGGCTCAACAACTTGATCACCAGATGGGCCTGGCTCAGGCCAGGCGCCCCAGCGACCTGCGCAACCGGCTGAGCGTGGACGTGCGGGAAGGCGACTTCCACCCGGCCCTCATACAGAAGCTGCGCGCTACCGGCTCGTTAGGCAAACCGTTATTCGTCCTGCTGGACGGTTACGGAGGGCCGGACATCCCGTACTCGCTGCTTCACGAGCTCGCGCAGCAGCCGAGCACGGAGGTGATGGTGACGTTCGCTCCCAGCTTCCTGACACGCTTCGCAGAGAAAGACGCCGCCCACCGGCAGCGCGGAGACGCCGCCTTCGGCGGACAGGAGTGGCAGGAAGTATTCAGGAAGCCAAAGTCTGACAAGTTCCCTTTTCTCCGTGACCGGTATAAAGAGACGCTCCACCGTGCGGGCTTCTCCCACACCTTGCAGTTCGAGATGCTCGATGAGGGCGGCAGGTTGCTCTACCTCATCTTCGGCACCAGCCACGCCAAGGGCCTCGAGAAGATGAAGGACGCCATGTGGGGAGTCGACCCATCCCACGGCATCCGGTACCGCGACCCCAAAGACCCTGGCCAACAGCAGCTCGACCTCGCGCTGGAGCCCAATACGGCGCCGCTCCGCAGGATCCTCCTGGACCACGTCGCCTCGTCCAACGCCGGGAGAACCGTCGAGGAGCTTCAGGCGTACACCCTGCTGGAGACCGTCTTCCGGCCGGCCCAAGTCATCAACGTCATCCGCCGAATGCGCGACGCAGAGGCTGTGAGAACCGAACCCAACGGCGTCACCAAGAAGACCCGCGTACTCCTGCCCGCGAGCCATCCCACACCAAGCACGGCAGAGCAGGCCGCCCTCTGGTGA
- a CDS encoding helix-turn-helix transcriptional regulator produces the protein MNHNQWKTRRTKQLLGEAVEYDQEYIDTRLAGDLGQAIYDRCVELGLSQTELAACAEMTLPRISRIEGGDTVPTLPLLRRLAKALDGSLNVALTAEDSRVTFTPYAA, from the coding sequence ATGAACCACAACCAGTGGAAGACGCGTCGTACCAAGCAGCTTCTCGGCGAAGCTGTGGAGTACGACCAGGAGTACATCGACACACGTCTCGCCGGTGACCTCGGGCAGGCCATCTACGACCGCTGCGTCGAACTCGGCCTGTCTCAGACCGAACTGGCCGCTTGTGCGGAGATGACGCTACCGCGGATCTCGCGCATCGAGGGTGGAGACACCGTCCCGACGCTTCCTCTGCTGCGTCGCCTTGCCAAGGCCCTGGACGGCTCGCTGAACGTTGCGCTCACAGCGGAGGACTCCCGGGTAACCTTCACCCCGTATGCGGCCTGA